The following proteins are encoded in a genomic region of Bubalus kerabau isolate K-KA32 ecotype Philippines breed swamp buffalo chromosome 15, PCC_UOA_SB_1v2, whole genome shotgun sequence:
- the LOC129628501 gene encoding putative olfactory receptor 5AK3, giving the protein MTEGNSTEVTEFFLLGFGAQYKYQYFLFTGFLVIYVTSMVGNIGMILLIKRDSRLQTPMYFFLQHLAFVDICYTSAITPKMLQNFTVGSKLISFKGCVMQLLIYATFATSDCYLLATMVVDRYVAVCNPLHYPIVMSRRVCIPLVAGSYIMGFINASVHTGFTFSLVFCKGNTINHFFCDVPPILALSCSNIDINIMLLAVFVGFNLIFTELVIIFSYGNIITTTLKMSSTTGRKKAFSTCASHLAAVTIFYGTLSYMYLQPHSNNSQENMKVASMFYGIVIPMLNPLIYSLRNKDVKEALKVIWKKILLGRTKL; this is encoded by the coding sequence ATGACAGAAGGAAATAGCACTGAAGTAACTGAATTCTTTCTACTGGGATTTGGTGCACAATATAAGTATCAGTATTTCCTCTTCACTGGATTTCTGGTCATCTATGTGACCTCCATGGTGGGTAATATTGGAATGATCCTGCTCATCAAGAGAGATTCCAGACTCCAAACACCGATGTACTTTTTTCTACAACATTTAGCTTTTGTTGATATCTGTTATACCTCTGCTATCACTCCCAAGATGCTGCAAAACTTCACAGTAGGAAGCAAATTAATATCATTCAAGGGCTGTGTCATGCAGTTATTGATTTATGCAACATTTGCGACCAGTGACTGTTACCTCCTTGCTACTATGGTGGTGGACCGTTATGTGGCCGTCTGTAACCCACTTCACTACCCCATAGTCATGTCCCGAAGAGTCTGCATCCCATTGGTAGCTGGTTCATACATCATGGGCTTCATAAATGCATCTGTGCACACAGGTTTTACATTTTCACTGGTCTTTTGCAAGGGTAATACTATCaatcactttttctgtgatgTCCCTCCAATTCTTGCCCTTTCATGCTCCAACATTGACATCAACATCATGCTACTTGCTGTCTTTGTGGGATTTAACTTAATATTTACCGAGTTGGTTATCATCTTTTCCTATGGAAATATCATTACTACCACCCTAAAGATGTCTTCTACTACAGGGAGGAAaaaagccttctccacctgtgcctcccacctggctgcagtcaccattttctATGGAACTCTCTCTTACATGTACTTACAACCTCATTCTAATAATTCCCAGGAGAATATGAAAGTGGCCTCCATGTTTTATGGCATTGTGATTCCCATGTTGAACCCCCTTATCTACAGTTTGAGAAATAAGGACGTTAAAGAAGCTCTAAAAGTCATATGGAAAAAAATTCTTCTAGGTCGGACCAAACTGTAA